Proteins from one Setaria italica strain Yugu1 chromosome V, Setaria_italica_v2.0, whole genome shotgun sequence genomic window:
- the LOC101780026 gene encoding AP2/ERF and B3 domain-containing protein Os01g0141000: MESVTGAAAALATVDSSQESGGDDNDDDLPRQPLRLKGVVLQPTGRWGAQIYEDHERVWLGTFPDQETAARAYDVAALRYRGRGAVTNFPARRGADDEARQLAFLAAHSKSEIVDMLRNQTYADELRHGVRRGVPALPAWARVPLFEKAVTPSDVGKLNRFVVPKKHAERHLPPLRAAEEGTAGKGVVLAVEDGEGKVWRFRYSYWESSQSYVLTKGWIRFVREKGLRAGDAVAFSRWTFGPEEQLLIDCRKKPKNKADAIAVQAPIVKLFGVDIAVGRRGNGLWRVLEEET, from the coding sequence ATGGAGTCCGTCACCGGCGCCGCTGCAGCCTTGGCCACCGTGGACTCCTCCCAAGAATCGGGAGGtgacgacaacgacgacgacctGCCGCGCCAGCCGCTGAGGCTCAAGGGCGTCGTGCTGCAGCCAACCGGGCGCTGGGGCGCGCAGATCTACGAGGACCACGAGCGGGTGTGGCTCGGCACGTTCCCGGACCAGGagaccgccgcgcgcgcctacgACGTGGCCGCGCTCCGCTACCGCGGCCGGGGAGCCGTCACCAACTTCCCGGCGAGGCGCGGCGCGGACGACGAGGCTCGGCAGCTGGCCTTCCTGGCCGCGCACTCCAAGTCCGAGATCGTCGACATGCTGCGCAACCAGACCTACGCCGACGAGCTCCGGCATGGCGTCCGGCGGGGCGTGCCGGCGCTGCCGGCGTGGGCTCGGGTGCCGCTCTTCGAGAAGGCCGTGACGCCGAGCGACGTCGGCAAGCTCAACCGCTTCGTCGTGCCCAAGAAGCACGCGGAGAGGCACCTCCCGCCGctgcgcgcggcggaggagggcaCCGCCGGCAAGGGCGTGGTCCTCGCCGTCGAGGACGGTGAGGGCAAGGTGTGGCGGTTCCGGTACTCGTACTGGGAGAGCAGCCAGAGCTACGTGCTCACCAAGGGCTGGATCCGCTTCGTCCGGGAGAAGGGCCTCCGGGCCGGCGACGCCGTGGCCTTCTCCAGGTGGACGTTTGGGCCGGAGGAGCAGCTGCTCATCGACTGCAGgaagaagccgaagaacaaagCTGATGCGATTGCTGTTCAGGCCCCTATCGTCAAGCTGTTCGGCGTTGATATTGCCGTTGGAAGGCGAGGGAATGGCCTGTGGCGAGTTCTTGAAGAGGAAACATGA